A region from the Acropora muricata isolate sample 2 unplaced genomic scaffold, ASM3666990v1 scaffold_617, whole genome shotgun sequence genome encodes:
- the LOC136905184 gene encoding uncharacterized protein has translation MNNNNRSVRSTRLANYANLITIKRPPLIRQAFPAYKPVENKSFVIKDFVVGKDIDVLAVTETWLQADISDQLTVNDICPTGFAFHHLPRKHSRGGGVALLYKNRFKLKKLSPNISFKSLEFTDCTLNYASTSLRMVVVYRPPPSKKNQLSVTLFLDEFSSLLEKLIISTGPLVITGDFNFHLDSPSDRAAARFREVLDIFDLKQHVKDSTHKNGHILDLVITRAGDEPVRNVRVSDPAISDHCAVRWEAPCLKKPGFERKSVCSRKLRSIDKDQFVQDIKDSSLMNHQDFRDVSALSGCYDNTLRSRLDHYAPIKKYTVTVRPAAPWYSDNIKQEKAKRRKLERCWRSTKLTIDRELYMKQCKSVNQLIHESKMKFYTNVIEENTNNQRVLFSCFAKMLNTSAAKKLPTHECPRNLANMFADYFDSKDGLVPALFKEAVLDPVIKKDSLDHELYQNYRPISNLRFVSKATERVVASRLTDHLEDNNLLEIFQSAYKKGHSTETALTRINNDLLRAIDDNACVILVLLDLSAAFDTVDHQILLTRLKCRYGVKGNALAWMRSYLSNRFQYVRVANDCSSKHKLACGVPQGSVLGPILYSMYTAPIADVIKRHGMGFHFYADDTQLYMSFKPVDVLQSTSLIERCIQDVQQWMVVNKLKLNGDKSELLVLTARHRPPPPLDSILIGADIIEASKSAKNIGVWLDNVLSMD, from the exons atgaataACAACAATCGATCGGTGAGATCAACAAGACTGGCAAACTATGCAAATTTGATTACGATCAAACGACCTCCACTGATTCGACAAGCTTTTCCTGCATACAAACCGGTTGAGAACAAATCATTCGTAATCAAGGATTTTGTTGTGGGTAAAGATATAGATGTTTTAGCGGTCACGGAGACTTGGCTACAGGCGGATATTTCTGATCAGCTAACTGTGAATGACATCTGCCCAACAGGCTTCGCATTTCATCATCTGCCCCGTAAACACTCCAGAGGAGGAGGTGTAGCCCTGTTGTACAAGAATCGATTTAAACTGAAAAAACTGTCACCGAACATTTCATTTAAATCGCTTGAATTCACAGACTGTACCCTCAATTACGCATCTACTTCCCTGAGAATGGTGGTGGTTTACAGACCGCCACCGTCTAAAAAGAACCAACTGTCTGTTACACTCTTTTTGGATGAATTTAGTTCACTCTTGGAAAAGCTGATAATCTCAACTGGACCATTAGTGATCACAGGTGACTTTAATTTCCATCTTGATAGTCCTAGTGATCGAGCTGCTGCCCGTTTTCGAGAGGTGCTTGATATATTTGATCTTAAACAGCATGTGAAGGATTCTACGCACAAAAATGGACACATTTTAGATCTAGTGATCACAAGGGCGGGAGACGAGCCTGTCAGGAATGTCAGGGTCTCCGACCCTGCTATTTCTGACCATTGTGCGGTTAGGTGGGAAGCCCCTTGTCTGAAAAAACCTGGCTTTGAAAGGAAGTCTGTTTGCTCTCGAAAACTTCGCTCTATTGACAAGGATCAGTTTGTTCAGGATATTAAGGATTCATCTCTCATGAATCACCAAGATTTCCGTGATGTCTCAGCACTATCTGGTTGCTATGACAACACTCTGCGTTCCCGACTAGATCACTACGCGCCCATCAAGAAATACACTGTTACGGTTAGACCTGCTGCCCCTTGGTATTCAGATAACATCAAACAGGAGAAAGCAAAAAGGAGAAAGCTTGAACGATGCTGGCGTAGCACAAAGTTAACGATTGATCGAGAATTATACATGAAGCAGTGCAAGAGTGTGAATCAGCTTATTCATGAGTCCAAGATGAAATTCTATACAAATGTAATTGAGGAGAACACCAATAACCAACGCGTATTGTTCtcttgttttgcaaaaatgctaAATACCAGTGCAGCTAAAAAATTACCAACGCATGAATGTCCTAGAAATCTTGCAAACATGTTTGCGGATTATTTTGACAGTAAG GACGGCTTAGTGCCTGCCCTTTTCAAGGAAGCTGTTTTAGATCCTGTCATCAAGAAAGATTCATTAGACCATGAACTCTATCAGAACTACAGACCTATTTCAAATCTGCGCTTTGTGTCCAAAGCAACCGAGAGGGTAGTAGCTTCACGCCTCACTGACCACCTGGAGGATAATAATCTGCTTGAAATTTTTCAGTCAGCATACAAGAAGGGACACAGTACGGAGACAGCTCTTACGCGAATTAATAACGATCTACTTAGAGCGATCGACGACAATGCTTGTGTCATTCTTGTGCTTTTGGACCTCTCAGCGGCCTTTGACACTGTTGACCATCAAATATTACTCACGCGACTCAAGTGTCGCTACGGTGTCAAAGGTAATGCCCTGGCCTGGATGCGTTCATATCTCTCAAATCGGTTCCAGTACGTCAGGGTGGCGAATGATTGTTCTTCTAAACACAAGCTGGCCTGTGGTGTCCCACAGGGATCTGTGTTGGGACCAATTTTGTACTCTATGTACACTGCCCCGATTGCAGATGTCATCAAGCGTCATGGTATGGGGTTTCATTTCTATGCCGATGACACGCAGTTATACATGTCATTCAAGCCTGTAGATGTTTTACAATCCACATCATTAATTGAAAGGTGCATTCAAGATGTCCAACAATGGATGGTTGTGAACAAGCTTAAGCTCAATGGGGATAAGTCAGAGCTCCTTGTCCTGACTGCTCGCCACCGTCCTCCACCTCCACTAGATTCAATCCTGATCGGAGCTGATATTATTGAAGCTAGCAAATCTGCTAAAAACATTGGTGTTTGGCTTGATAATGTGCTCTCTATGGAT